A window of Halichoerus grypus chromosome 15, mHalGry1.hap1.1, whole genome shotgun sequence genomic DNA:
ACTCAGGACATGCTGGGGGGTGGTCCTGCCCCTGAAGAGGGTCCACTCCTGGCCAGAACAGGGCTTGCCTTGTCCTGGCTACTCTGGGGGAAGCAAGATCTGCTCTGTGCTGCTGAATTGGCTGGTTGCTCTGCCTTGAGTCTGCACAGCCCGGACCCCAGTGGAAAGAGTGGTGCAGGGGGCGGGCTTACCGGGGATGCGGAGTGGCTGGCTGGACCATGGCCTGGGGACAGAGACAGGAGTTAGCACCAGGGCTGTGAAGAAGCTTGGGGCCACCCTCCAGGAGGGGACAGGTCCTCAGCTCTCAGAGAACAGGGAAGCAAGAGCGCCTCCCAGGGACAGACCCACTGGCCATGTTAGGGTTCAATGAGGGCAAGGTGCTGACTTATGATCCAAATTCCACAGGTGAGGGAGTATAGTCCATTGAGGTCCCTGAGCTGAAGCCACAGAGAAAGGATCAGAGGCTTCAGGGGGGTGCCTGGCAGGAGTGGACACTGGGGCAGGACTAAGGGACTCACAGTCCCATCGGGCTGAAGATATACTCACGGGGAGTGGATGCTGGGCAACAGAGCTCTCTGAGATCACACCAGCCACTGGCCCTAGGAAAGATCAGGCTTACATGTGAGGGGTGCACGGAGACGTCACAGCTTTGGTGTCAGAGTAGGGGACAAGCAGGATCCTCATTCCAGGCAGGGGTTAGAGACCCCCTCTCTCCACCAGTGCTGTTTAGGAGAGGACAGGCTCGGGAGAGGGGATAAGGAAAGGCCTCTGGAGCCCAGAGGTGAAGACCCACAGGCTGATGGGCATCTAGGAGAAAGTGTCCTGAAAAGGGCTGGAGGACCCAGAAAAGGAATCAAACATGAAGGTTTGACCTAGTAGAAGGGTCAAGTCTGCAGCTGCATTTGAAGGACAGTTGGGGAGCCCCAGGTAAGCTGGATCCCTGAATGTGGTGCCCCTGCTGTGGTCACACCCTCACCCCCTCAGGCCAGGAGATGCTGAGATGTGATAGTGGACCATCTTTTATCTCCATCTGCCTGGACAAGAGACATAAAGGACATCCCAGGacctccccccagcccagcccaggttCTCTGCTCTCACACATCAGGGGCTATGGTTCCCACATCTGCCATTTGGGGGATGAACTCACCTGGACTGTCAGGATCTTCCACTCGCCATTGTGTAACCTTGAACAGGACCAGCCTCAGATCCTGAGGCTGCAACTCCCCCTCACAGGGAGTGTGgacataaataaaacatgggaggtgctgtttattgagcacttagtccTGGAAGCACCACTGCAGGTTTGCCAATTGAACCAGGACAACCCTGAGGGGCTGTTTCCTAATTGCCCCTAATTTATAACTGAGGGAGCTGTGAAGGAAGCACCCCGATCAGCAGCTGGTGAGGAAGGAGCCAGAGGGAATGAGAGGGAAAATCCAGGGGGCAGTTGGGTGCCTGGAAGAGCCAGTCCAGAATCCTAGGTCAGGACAGGGTCTCCCTCCTGGCCGGGGGTCGGCTGGTGGACAGGATTCGCATGTGGGAAATGTCATCGTACCTTCCAGTCCTTGTGCGGAGCAATAGACACCCCAGGGCGGCTGCCAGTGCCAGTCCTACCAGGACTGCAATGCCAATGATGGACGCCACAGGGAGGCCTGTGGTGCTTCTTCCATCTGcaataagaagaaaaagggaggggTATGAGTCTCAAGTCAGATCTGGGGAAGCCAGGAGGGGCCGTGGCAGAAGGGCCTGGTTCgggaggaaggaaaggccacTGAGGTCTGCCTGGTGTGTGTGTTGTCACCACAGCGTCCACACCCCCTCAACCCTTGCACCATTCTGTTCCTCAGTGAAACCCTGGACTTACTCTAATCTTCACATTTTATCCCCACccctggggccagccctgggaTCCTGTTCATTTTGCTCTCACATTATGCCTCTTCCCCTTGTCTTCTGTTTCATCACCATTGATGGTATTAGAAGGAGGTTCTTAACAGTCCACTCTTCACTGATTAAAGAGAATAATATTAGGTGACTGCTTTTGAGGttggctctgtgccaggcatatGGGAAATAATTTAGGATTATCTCATCTGCTGCTTCGCTGTCTGTGAGGGGGCCTGGTGTCACCTCCACTGTGCAAAATGAGTATCTGAGCATGTAAAGGGCTTCAGTAAATCAgtgaaggtcacagagctggaaggTGATAAGACAAATCTTAATCCCAATTCCCTGAGATGTTACAGCTAGTAACAAAAACGTTAATAACAAAAGAACAATAGCTGCTATATTTGATTGAGCCCGATTCTGTGTATGACGCTGTCTCAGGATTTCATCTCATGAACTCATATTAACAACCCTCACAACAGCCTTGAGATCTAGctgttctttccagttttctagATGAGGGAACAGGCTCAGGAGGATGAGCATCCTGCCTGAGGTCCAATGGCTGGTACATATCACAACCAAGATGCTAACAAGATACATTTAATTCCTGGGAATTTTATCCAAATTTCCTTAGAGGCTCTGAAGGAGGCTCACACCTCCTCCAGGCCCACATCCATTTTATACCCCCGTCAGTAAAATAtacagggaggaagggggagaggttGAGGGTCACTCACAGCTCACATCCAGCCTGATGGGGGCACTTTTGCTGGAATTGCTTCGGTTGGAGACCTCACACTGGTAATTCCCGGCATCCTCCCTCTTGACAGGGCGTATGGTGAGGGTGCTGTTGTCCTGGGGCAGCTTCATTCTGTCCATGAGCTTTAGACTCTGGCCATTGAAGAACCAGTGGATGGAGACCCCAGTGTTATTTGTGGAGCAGGTCAAGACCACAGAGTCTTTATTGTCTGTGACTATGGCGTTGCTGGCCTGGACAGAGGGTTGGGTCACTGGCTCTGTGGAGAAACACAGGAGGTGATGGAATGAGAATTGGCCTGTGGCCTGGGGTCACACTCCTTCCTCTGAGATGACAGCCACTCCTAGGACCCCAGCAAGATGTGTAAAGGTGCCCCAGAGGATGGCCCTGCTGTCTGAAGAAGGATGAGTGTCTTTGTTCAGGTGATGATCTGTAAGGAGAGCTCTGTTCCTACCCCTCTGACCCTCAGTCATGTGTCTGCTCTGCCTGGACATCACTGTGGTATCAGCACCAGGAACCTCTTAGCCCATGTGTCCAGCAACCTCATTATCATGAGGAATTTTTTCCCATGGACTTCGGTGAGATTTTCTTGAACTTTTGTGACTTTAAAAGATCAGGCCTCATTCCTTTATACCTTTCCATGTATTTTGGAGGATGAAGACTCGCAGCCCTTCCATCTCTGTGTCTAAGGCACCTTCATGTAAAGTAGGGAAGGCATTTATACTGTTATAATTTACTAGGGAATGAGAGCCACCTGCACCATCTTCATAACCTTAGGAATCAAAGAGTTTTCAATCTACAGGTTTTCTCACTGTGAAGAAGACTTTTACTTCCAGATCTGTGGCTTGACTCTCCTGGTGAAAAACTTCTGTAGAGTGGTGGTTACTGTATACAGAATACTGGCACCCTTACAAATAGAATGAAACTTctgcaacataataaaggcctttcATGAAATGCCCACAGCTAGCATCACACTCCATGGTGAAAGAGTGAGAgtatttcctctaagatcaggtaGAAGATAAACGTCCCACTTTCACCACCCGTATTCAACAGAGTACAGCAGACCAGGCAAAAataattaggaggaaaaaaaacacagtgcaatcaaattgtaaaaaaataagtacattatgtttgtttgcacatgacatgaaattttatatacaaatccTTAAAGAGTCCACTAAAAACTGTTGAACTAATAAACAACTTCAACAAATTTGGGGGAtagaaaatcaacatacaaaaatcactgTGTTGCTAACACTAACAATGaaaaacccaaaaaagaaataggaaaaccaTTCTATTTgcaataacattaaaaagaataaaatacttcagaaaaaagaatcaaatacttaggaattaacttaaTTAGTAAGTCAATAGActgtatatggaaatatataaaacattgctgtaataaattacagaggacacaaataaatggaaagacatcccatgttcatggtgATGAAACTTAGTCTTGTTAAGATGACAGTGTTATCCGAAGAGATCCACAAATTCAGTGTAATTCCTACcaagttcctttttttaagatttcatttttaagtactctctacacccaatgtggggcacaaacctacaaccccaagatcaggagttgcatgctccaccagctaagccagccaggtacctcCATATCAAATACTTAACGAAATGTTTTGCCGAAAGAAGAACTTCCAAAAATTCACACAGAAATTCAGAAGCCTCAAATAGgcaaacttattttgaaaaagaacaaagttggaggactcctACTTCCTGACTGCAGAGCTTTAGTAACTGATAATAATGGGGTCTGGTATAAAGACAAACAtagagaccaatggaatagaataggcACCCCAGAAACAAACCTTGTCATATGTGGTCCAGTGATTTTCAAGAAGGTTGTCATGACcattaaatggagaaaaatatctattcaaccaatggtgttgggaacactggatagccatgcaaatgaatgaagttggacccGATCTCAcatcatgtacaaaaattaacttaaatatGTCAAACATCTAAACATTAGAGTCAAATAGTAAAAgtctaaaaacaaacataatgCAAAAACTTACTGAAACTGGATTTcccaatgatttcttagatatgacacccaaagcaaagacaataaaagaaaaaatagctgaATTGGATTACATCAAAATGGAAAACTACTGTGCATCAAAAGACAGAATCCGGAGAGTGGTAGTACCAGTTATGGAATTAACAGGATATAGGGATGAAATGTAcaacataggaaatatagtcaatggtatttaaaatttttttttttaagattttatttatttgcgagagagagaatgagagacagagagcatgagagggaggagggtcagagggagaagcagaccccctgccgagcagggagcccgatgtgggactcgatcccgggactccaggatcatgacctgagccgaaggcagtcgtttaaccaactgagccacccaggcgccccagtcaatggtattttaatgggGCTGCATGGGGTCAGATGGGAGCTACATTGTGTTGAATAGAGCATAACATAGagagttgtccaatcactatgctgtacacctgaaactatgtcacattgtgtgtcaattaaaGTTCACTAACAAAGAAAATGTGAGGGCAACCCATGGATTGGAaggaaacatttgcaaaccatatcTGGTTAGAGGTTAATATCTGGATTATATAAAGGACTTCTgcaattcaacaacaacaaaaagcaacttGACCCTTAGGATCCTTCTTCCCTATTTGCAAAGTCCCATTTTATGCATGGGGCTTTCTGGAACTGAGAAGCCCTCTCCCCACATTCCAGGCTGGACCCAAGGTCTACCATACAATCAGAAAGTAAGGGGAGGAAGCGACAGCAGACATGTAGGGGGAGAGTTCAGGGACAGATCTGGGATTTGCTAGTGGGAAATAACTTCTTCTAGGCTCTTTTCTGAAAGCCAGACAGACCTTCACCACAGCGATCCATGCAGATGCTCCAGGGATCCACTTACCAGAGACTGTGATAGTCTTGACTGTGGTCTTATTGAGGCGAGTGCCAGAGTTATAGGCGAGGCAGGTATAGGATCCACTATCATTCGCAGTGATGTTGGGGATAAAGAGCTCCTGTGTGAGTGGCTGGGGCCTCCCACTGATAAACCAAGAATACTGTGCAGGCGGGTTAGAGGCTGCGTGGCAGGAGAGACTGAGGTTGGCCCCTGGAAGGTAACAGGAGTCTGAGGGGGAAATGGTGGGGGCGTCCGGACCATCTGGAGCAAACAGAATAAAGCCACAGGTGATGTAATCTGAGGGAAGGGGAGGTCCTGGTGTGTATTAGGGCCACAGTGTCCCTCTGAGCTGGGTCCCAACCTTGTTTGAGAAAGTCCCAACCATAAGCCCCCTGTGTTCACTGAGCCTGGGTCTAAGACATTCACCTGTTTCCCCTCAGAGGCTGGTGACCCTCTCAGGGAGGAACAGCCCGTCCCCTCCCAGAGTTGGCTTAGGTTGGGCCTGCCCAGGATTGTCTGGGACCAGAAGCCATGGCCAGCCTGGGGGTCCAGCTGAGAGTCATGGACTCAGACCCCAGAAAGATAGTTGTGGCCTGGCCCCCGGCAGCGTGGATTTGGGCTGGCAGCCCGGGTCAGGTAGGAAGGGAAGTTACTCACAGAGAACATTCAGGGTGAATGGGTCACTATGACCAGTACTCCCTGGGTTCCGAATTTCACACTCATAGGTTCCTGTGTCATTTCTTGTGACACCATGTATAGTGAGAGTCCTGTTGTCCAGGGAAAGCTCCAGCCTGGTGCTGGCCCGGAGGCTCTTCCTGTTTACTGACCACAGGTAGCTTGTGTTCTGTGTCTGAGGTCCACACATTAGTAGAACAAAATCCACATTCTCCACGGGGTCGGAGTTGTTGCTTGCGATGTTGGGTTTGGGTAACTCCGCTGTgcagacaacagaaagaacatTGCCCTGGGTGGTTGGTACATGAAATTTCTCCAAGAcatctatttattaaaaaagattttatttatttatttaagaaagagagagagagagcgcacacacggaagcaggtggaggggcagagggagagggagaaggagactccctgcttcGTAGGGAGCCACATCTCGGgcttgggctcgatcccaggatcctaggatcatgacctgatttgaaggcagacacttaaacgactcagccccccaggggccccattCCACAAGCATCTTGAATCAGAGTTGGCATCTCTCACCTCTCAGCCAACCTGAGGCCTTCAAAGACTAGGCAGGTGTGTGTAGCTCAGGACAAATGCATGAGCATCTGAGCGCTAGGAGAAAGTAAAGCCCCTGCTCTGTGTGCTGACAGCAAGGCTGTCTCCAGAGTGAATTACAGAGCAGCATTTGATCCTGGAAGACACAGGACAGAGTCAGAGACAGCCCCGGACCTCTCCTGGCTCTGCACTGACCTGCCAGCCAAGCCTGGGGATGGGGGTCTGAGCAGAAATGACACCGGGGACAGCAGGAACAAGCCTGGAGGTCAGTCCAGTACTCAGGTCCCAGGGCCTGGATGGCAGCTCTGCCCAGCTGTTTGATAATGAGTGACATGAGGCAGTGACCCCATCCATGGCAGAGCCGAGTCCAGTGACCAAGCAGAGAGCGAGGGGATGAGCAGGAAGCAGGGGTGGTGAGGGAATGAATGATGCATCATCTCTTCAGAGAGGCTTCCTGGGTGCAGGATCCTAGCAGATCTGGccaccaggctccctgccctccagcGGGAGAGACACCGCACCGTTCACTCCTTCCCTCCTAACAAAAGCAACTGAGTTGCTCCCAGTCACCTCTGCTCAGGAGCCCTAACCCCATCCTGGCACAGACCCACAGGGTCACTAGAATCAGCAGCCCCAACACAGGGGTCTGGGCAGGGGCTTTCTGGGCTGAGCTCTGGTGGGGATCCCAGAGGCCCCTCAGGACTTGTCCTCCTGGGGCGTGCAGAGTTCTAGATCCCTGAATCGGGATTCTGGGAAAGGAATTCTAATCTAATTAAGTTGTCTCCATTGTGTGTGTCCTGTACTAAATGCTCGAACCCCCCACAGGACATAATGCGGAAGGGAATGGAGGCCCAGTTCAGGCCTGTAAATCCTGTGTGTGTGAAGTAGATTCACCCCACCCAACACCAGAGGTGAGAGAGGAATTACTCACGGAATACGCGCAGCTGTCCTGTTCCTTGATCAACTTGAaaatttctctttgtgatttGTACGGTGTAGTATCCTGTGTCCTTCAGGTTGATGTTCTGGAACAGCAGGGATCCATTGGGGTATATTGTCTCTCTGCCGCTGTGTGCAGGCCCTGGGGTAGTTACTTGTGTGTCTACTACATATGATACAATTTGGCGGCTGGGCTCTACAGTTTCCCCTCGGAACCAGCCATAGCCTAGAGGATCCCCAGGCAGATTGTGGACGAGCAGAAGAACATCCTTTCCTTCAGCAACACTGGGCGGCACCGATTCCACCGTGACTTGGGCAGTGGTGGGCGGGTTCCAGAAGGTTAGGAGTGAGActaggagggaagggaggagacgGATCAGTGTTTGGACCTATGTGTTGGGAGGGAAAGCTGGGGTTCTGGAGAGAGAACAGATCCTAACCCCCCAGcctcggggtgtgtgtgtgaatgtgtgtctCCTGCTGGTCAAGGTCAGCGGCATGACCACACTACTTCAGCGCCTCTGAACTTAATTTCCTCTGTTTCCAACCCTCTTCCTCACATGTCTGTCGctcactccctccctgcccttggaTACCTGCTCCCGCTCAGGGAGTCCTGGGGAGAGGTCTGCCCTGAGCGCCTCCTCTAAAGACCCTCTGTCTTCACGTTCTGACCTTTCCCTGCTCTGTTCCCTTCCTGGTGCTTATCAGGACCTGACATCACATTCTAGACGTCTCTGCGTGTCTGTCTTCCTCCCCATAGAAGTGAGCTCGGGGAGGGCGGGGACTCCTCTGATCTGTGCTGTACCCCAGGGGTGGGACAGGCTGTAAATACCCGGGGATGAATGAATGTGGCCCCAGGGCTCTCCAAGTCTGGCGTTTGTCTGTCAAGATCTCAGGTTGGTGGGAAAGGGCAGTGTTTAGGGTCCCTGGTTGTTGTTATCAGTTTTCAGAATTCAGTCCTCAGTGATGAGTAACTTGGGAAACAGCCCTTGGCTCCCCACTTCCAGATCATGAGATTTTCCCGTTGCTGATCCGGCTCCCCcgtcctgccctgctcccctgtcCCCTCTCAGAGCCCTGTCCTCCCCGGGAGACCCCAGCCAgcctctctctcccatcctcccgccccctcgCAGGGGATCATCCCTCTCACCTGCCAGCAGGACCTCCTGCCAGGGGACGCGTCCTCCTCGGGGAGGGGCCGACGGGGGCTCCATGGTGCCTGCTGCCCGGTCCGTCCCTCCCTCTGGGGGAAGAGCTTCTGCTCCAGAAACGCTCAGGAGCACTGCCGTCCTGTCCTGTCAGCTCTGCCGTCCTTCCTCCCTCTGAGCTGAGCGGCCTCTGGGGGCAGGAGCGCTGGGCGGGGTCACgtgggccgggggcggggtcTCTGCCAggtccctgccccgcccctccccgcccctcccctcccctctcctctctcctctcatcctctcccctccctcctgactcccttgtccccttcttcccctttcaTTTCCTTCTACATTTTAGATCCCTGGGAACTGCTGAGGCCTCTCCATCTTCAGCTGTGGTTTCCCACCATATGCGAGAGCGCGCACACGCCCTTGTTTGGACAAGCACAAGCCTGTGGCGTTGGGGTCCAGTCACCCTCACAGCTCAGGGTCAAGATGCAGGATAAGCAGCCTCacagccctctctcctccccatgtgGCTTTCCTTTCAGGAGCCCGGGGGCTGCCTCAGGAACCCTTGTCACAGGGATGTCACCCCCACTGTGCGCTGGAATCACCTGTGGAACTTTATTAAGACTGTGGATGCCCAGGTGACACCCAGAAATGCTGCTTCAGCAGATGCCCAGCCAGACTGAGACCGGGTGGGATGATGTGGGACGGGGCCGCCTTTCCCTCTCCAGTGCCCACGGAGTGTCTGCAGATCctatgaaaatgcagattctgactcagcaggTGTGGTGTGGACCCCAGAGTGTgcctctaacaagctcccaggtgatgctgatcgTCCTGGCCCAGGGAGCACACTCTGAATAGCCAGACTGAGGGGGACTCGGTTCCCTTAGAGGTTGGCCCCTCTCCCTACCCTGAGTTGGCCTCTGCTGAGTCCTGGCCTTGAGTCTGTTGGCATCACACACAGAGCCCCAGGGTCCCCAAATCCAGGGGATATTTCCGTTTGTAACAG
This region includes:
- the LOC118542799 gene encoding cell adhesion molecule CEACAM6-like isoform X1; the encoded protein is MEPPSAPPRGGRVPWQEVLLAVSLLTFWNPPTTAQVTVESVPPSVAEGKDVLLLVHNLPGDPLGYGWFRGETVEPSRQIVSYVVDTQVTTPGPAHSGRETIYPNGSLLFQNINLKDTGYYTVQITKRNFQVDQGTGQLRVFPELPKPNIASNNSDPVENVDFVLLMCGPQTQNTSYLWSVNRKSLRASTRLELSLDNRTLTIHGVTRNDTGTYECEIRNPGSTGHSDPFTLNVLYGPDAPTISPSDSCYLPGANLSLSCHAASNPPAQYSWFISGRPQPLTQELFIPNITANDSGSYTCLAYNSGTRLNKTTVKTITVSEPVTQPSVQASNAIVTDNKDSVVLTCSTNNTGVSIHWFFNGQSLKLMDRMKLPQDNSTLTIRPVKREDAGNYQCEVSNRSNSSKSAPIRLDVSYGRSTTGLPVASIIGIAVLVGLALAAALGCLLLRTRTGRASGWCDLRELCCPASTPRHGPASHSASPDSLPSPTTAVPIYQVLPLDMVLSRADLVKGSLLHGLFSSQRQ
- the LOC118542799 gene encoding cell adhesion molecule CEACAM6-like isoform X2, producing the protein MEPPSAPPRGGRVPWQEVLLAVSLLTFWNPPTTAQVTVESVPPSVAEGKDVLLLVHNLPGDPLGYGWFRGETVEPSRQIVSYVVDTQVTTPGPAHSGRETIYPNGSLLFQNINLKDTGYYTVQITKRNFQVDQGTGQLRVFPELPKPNIASNNSDPVENVDFVLLMCGPQTQNTSYLWSVNRKSLRASTRLELSLDNRTLTIHGVTRNDTGTYECEIRNPGSTGHSDPFTLNVLYGPDAPTISPSDSCYLPGANLSLSCHAASNPPAQYSWFISGRPQPLTQELFIPNITANDSGSYTCLAYNSGTRLNKTTVKTITVSEPVTQPSVQASNAIVTDNKDSVVLTCSTNNTGVSIHWFFNGQSLKLMDRMKLPQDNSTLTIRPVKREDAGNYQCEVSNRSNSSKSAPIRLDVSYGRSTTGLPVASIIGIAVLVGLALAAALGCLLLRTRTGRASGWCDLRELCCPASTPRHGPASHSASPDSLPSPTTAVPIYQELQHANINIYCQINHKAEMAS
- the LOC118542799 gene encoding cell adhesion molecule CEACAM6-like isoform X3, translating into MEPPSAPPRGGRVPWQEVLLAVSLLTFWNPPTTAQVTVESVPPSVAEGKDVLLLVHNLPGDPLGYGWFRGETVEPSRQIVSYVVDTQVTTPGPAHSGRETIYPNGSLLFQNINLKDTGYYTVQITKRNFQVDQGTGQLRVFPELPKPNIASNNSDPVENVDFVLLMCGPQTQNTSYLWSVNRKSLRASTRLELSLDNRTLTIHGVTRNDTGTYECEIRNPGSTGHSDPFTLNVLYGPDAPTISPSDSCYLPGANLSLSCHAASNPPAQYSWFISGRPQPLTQELFIPNITANDSGSYTCLAYNSGTRLNKTTVKTITVSEPVTQPSVQASNAIVTDNKDSVVLTCSTNNTGVSIHWFFNGQSLKLMDRMKLPQDNSTLTIRPVKREDAGNYQCEVSNRSNSSKSAPIRLDVSYGRSTTGLPVASIIGIAVLVGLALAAALGCLLLRTRTGRASGWCDLRELCCPASTPRHGPASHSASPDSLPSPTTAVPIYQFPEVCDVS